The Streptomyces laurentii region CGACAATCTGCGCGGACTGCCCGTCGAGGGCCACGAGACCGTCAAGGACGCCGACGGCATGAGCTTCGAGGTCATCCTCGGCGACTCCTTCTACACCGCCAGCCGCGTCCTCGACCTCGACGCCGTCGTCCGCCGCGTCACCGGCCGCCCGCTCACCCCGGACGGCGCCCTCGTCGCCATGCCCTTCCGGCACCAGCTCGCGTTCCACGTCATCCGCGACACCACCATCGTCCCCGCCCTCGGTGCGATGGCCTCCTTCGCCGCCTCCGGGTACGAGGACACCCCGGGCGCCATCAGTCCGTACGTCTTCTGGTGGCACTCCGGCACACTCACCCAGCTCAGCGAACACGGCGAGGAAGACGGGCAGTTGCGCATCGTCGTCGGCGACGAGTTCCAGTCTCTGCTCGAACGCCTCATCGTCCGCGACCCCGGATAGGTTGGAGGGAGAGGGCGCCGGGCCCGCGCGCGGCCATGCCCTAGAGTGGCCCGCCATGACCGACCCTGGAACCGTCTCCTGGCCGCCCGCACCGATACGGACCGAACGGCTCGTGCTCCGCGCCTCCGAGGCCCGCGACCGCGCGGTGTTCGTCGACCTCTTCGCCTCGCCCGAGGTGGGCACCTACATCGGCGGCGCCCAGCCGCGCGAGCGGCTCGAAAGCGCGGTCCCCGAGGTTCCCGGACAGCGCCCCGGCTTCTTCGTGATCGACCTCGACGGAGCGATGATCGGCGCGATCACGCTCGACCCGCGCGGCCCGGAGGACCCGGCCCGGGTGTCCCCGGGCGCCGGCGTGACCGACCTCGGCTGTCTGCTCCTGCCGGAGGCGTGGGGACGCGGGTTCGCCGCCGAGGCGTGCGAGGCGGCCCTCGGGTGGTTCACCGCCGCGCACCCCGGCGAGCCGCTGGGGCTCCGTGCCCAGGCCGCGAACGACCGCGCGATGCGCCTCGCCGCGAAGCTGGGCTTCGCCGAGGTGGAACGCTTCGAGGCGTACGGCGCCGAGCAGTGGTCCGGAGTCCGGCCGCCCTCCGCCCGCTGAGCGAGCCGCCCGGGTGCCGGTTCCCCGCCTCGGCGCGTCCGGGAAGCGGCGGGCGGGGTGGCGTCATCCGCGCCGGGCGGCTACGGGCAGCCTGACCGGGTCGGATTCCGTGCCGCCGTCCGGTTCGGCGAGGATGGAACGGCCGACGGTTCGGCGGGTCCGGACCGAGGTGTCAGCCGGGCGATCAGCACGGCGAGCACGAGCCCGAGCGCGCCGAGGAGCGAGGCCCATGCCGGCAGCTCGCCGGCGCCGGCGCCCCCGGCGAGCAGGGCGCTGCCGGCCGCCGACCCCGCGGCGGATCCGAGGTACATCGCGGCCATCTGGAAGGCGACGACGGTCATGGCCTGCTCGGCGCGGCCGAGGGTGAGTGCCTGTTGCAGAACCGGCACGCAGGCCCAGCCGCTCGCGCCCCAGACCGCGGTGGCGACCAGCCACGCCACGGGGCTGTCGACGCGCCAGACGGCGAGGAAGGAG contains the following coding sequences:
- a CDS encoding N-acetyltransferase GCN5 (Acetyltransferase (GNAT) domain; pfam13302;~Acetyltransferase (GNAT) family; pfam00583;~KEGG: cai:Caci_5173 GCN5-related N-acetyltransferase; manually curated; PFAM: GCN5-related N-acetyltransferase;~N-acetyltransferase GCN5 [Streptomyces violaceusniger Tu4113];~identified by MetaGeneAnnotator; putative), which produces MLRASEARDRAVFVDLFASPEVGTYIGGAQPRERLESAVPEVPGQRPGFFVIDLDGAMIGAITLDPRGPEDPARVSPGAGVTDLGCLLLPEAWGRGFAAEACEAALGWFTAAHPGEPLGLRAQAANDRAMRLAAKLGFAEVERFEAYGAEQWSGVRPPSAR